The Plodia interpunctella isolate USDA-ARS_2022_Savannah chromosome 8, ilPloInte3.2, whole genome shotgun sequence genome window below encodes:
- the NO66 gene encoding bifunctional lysine-specific demethylase and histidyl-hydroxylase NO66, producing the protein MNSPVSAFAVYNNDKKTKKQDKKKPPKNVSSPKLSKELSNDVMKKLAQKVKQKKGKDNKNIAKKKLHKKKKKEIVQRSGNLIKELTRKHSISESDDVPALISLASEPKCVEENEHCSDNVSFEFTPVETDSVEDGLKIFKWMIAPYDPNVFLNRVWEKKPLHIARNKSKYYRELISTPIIDKMLRNDNIQFTKNIDITSYVDGKRETHNPEGRAHPYIVWDYYMNGCSIRLLNPQTYMQKLHLLNATLQEFFNSFVGANAYLTPPDSQGFAPHYDDIEAFILQSEGKKHWRVYKPRTDEEVLPRVSSKNFDQDEIGEPILEVTLEAGDMLYLPRGYIHQGVTIEGEHSLHVTVSMYQKHSWADLFEKMIPAALQLAITENVDFRKGLPFDIYDNFGLVNSDVNTPRRKEIEVLVKSLFDKIKEKLPIDEAVDQMNKNYQHDALPPVLSDLEKAVTVYSDNDVVMKDGRVINRVEIGLDTKIRLLRKNILRMVSEDRIRLYYYVENSLEYHGSELPYLEIEEECAPAIETLITSYPQYVSVENLEAPNDSDKLQIAEALWSRGLIMSEYPLETVDDD; encoded by the coding sequence ATGAATTCACCGGTATCTGCTTTTGCTGTTTACAATAACGATAAGAAAACGAAGAAACAAGATAAGAAGAAGCCACCAAAAAATGTTTCCTCACCAAAATTATCTAAAGAATTATCAAACGATGTTATGAAAAAACTAGCTCAAAAAGTCAAACAAAAGAAAGGtaaagataacaaaaatattgcaaagaaGAAGCTTcataagaagaaaaagaaagaaattgtCCAACGCAGTGGAAACTTGATTAAAGAATTAACAAGGAAACATAGCATTTCTGAAAGTGATGATGTTCCAGCATTAATAAGTCTAGCTTCTGAACCTAAATGTGTTGAAGAAAATGAGCATTGCTCAGATAATGTCAGTTTCGAGTTCACCCCTGTGGAAACAGATAGTGTTGAAGACGGCCTGAAAATCTTCAAGTGGATGATAGCACCATATGACCCAAATGTTTTCCTGAACCGTGTTTGGGAAAAGAAACCTCTCCATATAGCTAGAAATAAGTCAAAGTATTATCGAGAATTAATTTCAACACCTATCATTGATAAGATGCTACGTAATGACAATAtccaatttacaaaaaatattgacatcaCTTCTTATGTTGATGGTAAGAGAGAGACCCATAATCCAGAGGGAAGAGCCCATCCTTACATTGTTTGGGATTATTATATGAATGGATGCAGTATTCGACTTTTAAATCCTCAAACATACATGCAGAAACTCCATTTGTTAAATGCTACACTTCAGGAGTTTTTCAATTCATTTGTTGGTGCCAATGCATACTTAACACCACCGGACAGCCAAGGATTTGCCCCACATTATGATGACATTGAAGCTTTTATCTTGCAATCTGAAGGTAAAAAACATTGGAGAGTATACAAACCTAGAACCGATGAGGAAGTGTTACCAAGAGTATCATCAAAAAATTTTGACCAAGATGAAATAGGGGAGCCAATTTTAGAGGTGACTTTGGAAGCTGGAGATATGCTGTACCTCCCTAGAGGATATATTCATCAAGGAGTGACTATAGAAGGAGAACATTCGCTTCATGTAACAGTCAGTATGTATCAAAAGCACTCTTGGGcagatttatttgaaaaaatgattCCGGCGGCTCTACAACTTGCAATAACTGAGAATGTTGATTTCCGGAAAGGATTACCTTTCGATATTTATGATAACTTTGGTCTAGTCAATTCAGATGTGAACACACCTCGGAGGAAAGAAATTGAGGTTCTTGTGAAAtcactttttgataaaattaaagaaaaattaccaATTGATGAAGCTGTTGATcagatgaataaaaattaccaaCATGATGCATTGCCACCCGTGTTGAGCGATCTAGAAAAGGCTGTCACTGTTTATAGTGACAATGATGTTGTAATGAAAGATGGTAGAGTTATAAATAGAGTTGAAATAGGGCTTGATACAAAAATACGATTGTTACGCAAGAATATATTGAGAATGGTTTCTGAAGACCGTATACGATTGTACTACTATGTTGAGAATTCTTTAGAATATCATGGAAGTGAGTTGCCTTACCTTGAAATAGAAGAGGAATGTGCACCAGCGATAGAAACCTTGATAACTTCATACCCCCAATATGTGTCTGTGGAGAATCTAGAGGCCCCAAATGATTCAGATAAACTACAAATAGCCGAAGCCTTATGGTCCAGAGGACTGATTATGTCAGAGTACCCATTAGAAACTGTAGATGATGATTAA
- the LOC128671710 gene encoding potassium channel subfamily K member 1-like isoform X2: MRLVVPGCVHDARGIPALRIFVLVCAMALYLTMGASVFQAIEAPLERELEEKMAQIKMDFLRDHPCVSDDDLELLLNEVVRASNRGVSASRNVSGGPNWSFGQSLFFSSTVVTTIGYGHVTPLSKPGKLFCMMYALLGIPLTLVLLTALVERLLQPATAMLRALNASLGHLYRPFTIRLVHLMIIVTSLVVSFLVIPATIFAALEPDWDFLDSFYYCFISLTTIGLGDYIPGDSPGQEYRPLYKVATTFYLLIGLTFLMLTLTVFYDIPQLNLSTVFSSVKLDEDPEKMRLSGSGVMGPGYGIGGLVMRDDYNHHDQRRSVVHIRPHLDDSPSPEDTTPVHARDMRVH; the protein is encoded by the exons ATGCGGCTGGTGGTGCCAGGTTGTGTGCACGACGCGAGAGGAATACCAGCTCTAAGGATTTTCGTGCTGGTGTGTGCAATGGCACTCTATTTGACCATGG GAGCGTCGGTGTTCCAGGCTATCGAGGCGCCGCTGGAGCGGGAGCTGGAGGAGAAGATGGCGCAGATCAAGATGGACTTCCTCAGGGACCATCCCTGTGTCTCAG ATGATGACCTGGAGCTGCTTCTGAACGAGGTGGTGCGAGCCAGTAACCGCGGGGTGTCGGCCTCCAGGAACGTGAGCGGGGGCCCCAACTGGAGCTTCGGACAGTCGCTGTTCTTCTCCTCTACTGTGGTCACCACTATCG GCTACGGCCACGTGACGCCCCTCTCCAAGCCCGGGAAACTGTTCTGCATGATGTACGCTCTCCTCGGGATCCCTCTGACACTGGTGCTACTGACGGCTTTAGTGGAACGTCTGCTTCAACCGGCCACAGCCATGCTCAGAGCCTTGAACGCCTCGCTAGGACATCTGTACCGACCCTTCACCATCAGACTTGTCCATTTGATGATCATTG TGACATCCCTAGTGGTGTCCTTCCTGGTGATCCCGGCGACCATCTTCGCAGCGCTGGAACCGGACTGGGACTTCCTGGACTCGTTCTACTACTGCTTCATCTCGCTGACCACCATCGGACTGGGCGACTACATCCCGGGAGATTCTCCGGGGCAGGAGTACAGGCCGTTGTATAAAGTGGCTACCACTT TCTACCTTCTGATCGGATTGACCTTCCTAATGCTGACCCTCACCGTGTTCTACGACATCCCGCAACTCAACCTCAGCACTGTCTTCTCATCAGTGAAACTTGACGAGGATCCAGAAAAGATGCGTCTAAGTGGCTCAGGGGTTATGGGCCCTGGTTATGGCATAGGGGGCTTGGTGATGCGGGATGATTACAATCATCATGATCAGCGCCGTTCAGTTGTCCACATCAGGCCACATCTCGACGATAGTCCAAGTCCCGAAGACACCACGCCAGTCCACGCCAGAGACATGAGAGTCCATTAA
- the LOC128671710 gene encoding potassium channel subfamily K member 1-like isoform X1, producing MEQPKYTRIQSYGSMCSARSDDDMTVHSQLYPYPKKMVVQQEILYEEDHPPFQPLFATTRIFGKSRFTCLLLIYVIFYVVYLISGALVFSALEAPLENQIRLDVIRAKQEFMLKHPGVTDDDLELLLNEVVRASNRGVSASRNVSGGPNWSFGQSLFFSSTVVTTIGYGHVTPLSKPGKLFCMMYALLGIPLTLVLLTALVERLLQPATAMLRALNASLGHLYRPFTIRLVHLMIIVTSLVVSFLVIPATIFAALEPDWDFLDSFYYCFISLTTIGLGDYIPGDSPGQEYRPLYKVATTFYLLIGLTFLMLTLTVFYDIPQLNLSTVFSSVKLDEDPEKMRLSGSGVMGPGYGIGGLVMRDDYNHHDQRRSVVHIRPHLDDSPSPEDTTPVHARDMRVH from the exons ATGGAGCAGCCAAAGTATACGCGCATACAGTCCTATGGGAGTATGTGTTCAGCTCGGAGTGACGATGACATGACGGTGCATAGCCAGTTGTATCCTTACCCGAAGAAGATGGTGGTACAGCAGGAGATTTTATATGAAGAAGACCACCCTCCATTCCAGCCGCTTTTCGCTACCACTAGGATCTTCGGGAAGTCAAGATTTACATGTCTGCTTCTGATTTACGTTATATTCTATGTCGTGTATCTGATATCTGGTGCTTTGGTGTTTTCGGCTCTGGAGGCTCCCTTGGAGAATCAGATCAGGCTGGACGTGATCAGGGCCAAGCAGGAGTTTATGCTGAAGCATCCCGGTGTTACAG ATGATGACCTGGAGCTGCTTCTGAACGAGGTGGTGCGAGCCAGTAACCGCGGGGTGTCGGCCTCCAGGAACGTGAGCGGGGGCCCCAACTGGAGCTTCGGACAGTCGCTGTTCTTCTCCTCTACTGTGGTCACCACTATCG GCTACGGCCACGTGACGCCCCTCTCCAAGCCCGGGAAACTGTTCTGCATGATGTACGCTCTCCTCGGGATCCCTCTGACACTGGTGCTACTGACGGCTTTAGTGGAACGTCTGCTTCAACCGGCCACAGCCATGCTCAGAGCCTTGAACGCCTCGCTAGGACATCTGTACCGACCCTTCACCATCAGACTTGTCCATTTGATGATCATTG TGACATCCCTAGTGGTGTCCTTCCTGGTGATCCCGGCGACCATCTTCGCAGCGCTGGAACCGGACTGGGACTTCCTGGACTCGTTCTACTACTGCTTCATCTCGCTGACCACCATCGGACTGGGCGACTACATCCCGGGAGATTCTCCGGGGCAGGAGTACAGGCCGTTGTATAAAGTGGCTACCACTT TCTACCTTCTGATCGGATTGACCTTCCTAATGCTGACCCTCACCGTGTTCTACGACATCCCGCAACTCAACCTCAGCACTGTCTTCTCATCAGTGAAACTTGACGAGGATCCAGAAAAGATGCGTCTAAGTGGCTCAGGGGTTATGGGCCCTGGTTATGGCATAGGGGGCTTGGTGATGCGGGATGATTACAATCATCATGATCAGCGCCGTTCAGTTGTCCACATCAGGCCACATCTCGACGATAGTCCAAGTCCCGAAGACACCACGCCAGTCCACGCCAGAGACATGAGAGTCCATTAA